The Chloroflexota bacterium genome includes a region encoding these proteins:
- a CDS encoding ABC transporter permease: MLDIVVALLAVSIVKSTPLVLGALSGVVCERSGVVNIAIEGMMLGAAFAGFAVGVYTGSPWLGVAAAMTTGALLALLHAILSVSFAVDQIISGTAINILAVGMTGFLNRQLFATGAPPGAATLPPAHIPVLGELPVLGPLLFQHQPLTMLAVALVAVVHIALFRTRWGLRTRAVGEHPLAADTVGIDVTRLRIGNVVLGGVLAGLGGAYFTLESVPHFEALMTNGRGFIALAAMIFGKWTPLGAWGAALLFGLTEALPVTLQIQGFAVPYQLVGMLPYVLTIVVVAGLVGRAAAPAAIGVPYVKGQRASG, translated from the coding sequence GTGCTGGACATTGTCGTGGCGCTGCTGGCCGTCTCGATCGTGAAGAGCACGCCGCTGGTGCTCGGAGCGCTCTCGGGGGTCGTCTGCGAGCGCTCCGGAGTGGTCAACATCGCCATCGAGGGGATGATGCTCGGGGCAGCGTTCGCCGGTTTCGCCGTGGGCGTGTACACCGGCAGCCCGTGGCTCGGCGTCGCGGCAGCCATGACGACCGGCGCGCTGCTCGCGCTGCTGCACGCGATCCTGTCGGTCAGCTTCGCGGTCGATCAGATCATCAGCGGCACGGCCATCAACATCCTGGCCGTCGGCATGACTGGCTTCCTGAACCGCCAACTGTTCGCGACGGGCGCACCGCCGGGGGCTGCCACGCTGCCGCCGGCCCATATCCCCGTGCTCGGCGAGCTGCCGGTCCTGGGGCCGCTCCTGTTCCAGCACCAGCCGTTGACGATGCTGGCCGTCGCCCTGGTGGCCGTCGTTCATATCGCCCTGTTCCGGACCCGCTGGGGGCTTCGCACCCGTGCCGTTGGCGAGCATCCACTGGCGGCTGACACGGTGGGCATCGATGTGACCCGCTTGCGGATCGGGAACGTGGTGCTGGGCGGCGTCCTGGCGGGCCTCGGCGGCGCGTATTTCACGCTCGAATCGGTCCCGCACTTCGAGGCGCTGATGACCAACGGGCGCGGCTTCATCGCCCTGGCCGCCATGATCTTCGGCAAATGGACGCCGCTCGGCGCCTGGGGCGCGGCGCTCCTGTTCGGCCTGACCGAGGCGCTGCCCGTCACGCTCCAGATCCAGGGCTTCGCCGTGCCGTATCAGCTGGTCGGGATGCTGCCGTACGTGCTGACCATCGTCGTGGTGGCCGGGCTGGTCGGGCGGGCCGCCGCGCCGGCCGCCATCGGCGTCCCCTACGTCAAGGGCCAGAGGGCCAGCGGGTGA